From one Ignavibacteria bacterium genomic stretch:
- a CDS encoding response regulator: MSVSQPHILIVDDNRITTKLLRRYMEATGFVTTEAFDGVECLEVLKTITPDAVIMDVMMPKLNGFETTKAIKSNPATASIPVILVTALNDVSTLEEAVEAGVDDFLTKPIDEKLLTTKVRLYVEVTQSRQRINNLRSIVKAYKHGEPISDSIRELINAEGL, translated from the coding sequence ATGAGTGTAAGTCAGCCACATATTCTTATCGTTGATGATAACAGAATCACCACCAAGCTCCTGCGCAGGTATATGGAAGCAACTGGTTTTGTTACAACCGAGGCATTTGATGGTGTTGAGTGCCTGGAAGTGCTAAAAACCATAACCCCCGATGCTGTGATTATGGACGTCATGATGCCAAAACTCAATGGCTTCGAAACCACGAAGGCCATTAAGTCAAACCCTGCCACCGCCTCGATACCTGTAATTCTGGTTACCGCTCTTAACGATGTTAGCACACTGGAAGAAGCCGTCGAAGCCGGTGTTGACGACTTCCTCACAAAACCGATCGACGAGAAGCTGCTCACAACAAAAGTTCGGCTGTACGTGGAAGTAACACAGTCCCGTCAGCGAATCAATAACCTCCGCTCCATTGTTAAAGCCTATAAACACGGTGAGCCGATTTCAGACAGTATCCGGGAACTCATCAACGCCGAGGGACTGTAG
- the rpsU gene encoding 30S ribosomal protein S21 has product MPVIGVTIQSNENIDRALRRFKKKYERSGVLREYKKRAFFTKPSVERRMARLKAARRQHRVQLEQD; this is encoded by the coding sequence ATGCCGGTAATCGGAGTTACAATCCAAAGCAACGAGAATATCGACCGCGCCCTGCGCCGCTTTAAAAAGAAGTACGAGCGTTCGGGTGTTCTGCGTGAATACAAAAAGCGGGCATTCTTTACCAAGCCCAGCGTTGAACGCAGAATGGCTCGCTTAAAGGCAGCCCGCCGTCAGCATCGTGTGCAGTTAGAACAAGATTAA
- a CDS encoding amidohydrolase family protein — translation MLRFLLAILVASVASAQIPTAPVLDLHSPVKRLIAYVNCTAVPEPGRIISNAVVIVRNSQILAVGEKLQIPQGADVRDLKGAWVYPGFIDAFVNVKALQDGKGAADAGSDDEGPVTPPTVGARHWNQAVRPEGMILDRLQLSNDNIKGFYNAGFTTASVSSHDGIFSGYASVISLHPGPVTPYIIEPRAAQTLGFEKGTSKTPYPTSLMGSIALLRQTFFDAVWYAESMKKKGTPTADIPEINVSLEALASAVHQDMPFVAAAQTEHDVARWLAIAEEAGIQIIVRGSGKEYRRLADIAALKPALILPLNLPAVPDVRDPIAARDVPLTDLIHWYWAPDNPRLLDSAGCTFAFTSNGCKDPSEALANLQSMVKLGLDSVTALAALTTVPARMLRADNTIGTIAPGKLANLTIFSKPCFTTGTQVHGVVVNGEYITVNPVPAVNTRGTWTLSTAALLKPLTITIGGSSAKPSVTVVGDSGTTIPSAEILNNRLTFTIQTSTLGLPGTARVTATLDSIMMRGTFYSPNGTWAECMLQRRGPDTTKQVQAETSRKRLPLPPTIPLGPFGYDQQPKQLNIVLKNATVWTCDSVGILYNTDVAISGGKIVGIGKGLSGASTIDCSGKHITPGIIDEHSHIAISRGVNEGAHAVTSEVRIGDVLNPDDINIYRQLAGGVTFSHALHGSANPIGGQTQPIRMRWGANAEGLKQDNATPTIKFALGENVKQSNWGDDYVIRYPQSRMGVEEIMRDAFAAAREYEQRCTKASVGGLPVRRDLQLDALVEVLNGKRNVHCHSYKQSEILMLIRLAEEFGFTVSTFTHILEGYKVASELKQHGAHVNTFSDWWAYKFEVYDAIPQNAAIMHEQGLLVGINSDDAEMGRRLNQEAGKSVSYGGVAEADALKFVTVNPAVQMNVNSFVGTLKNGMDADVVVWSANPLSNMAKVEHTFVEGRELFSIDADAILRARDAALRSTLEQEALTAIARGGTPAATHSQEDEEYHCDTITDEMRGGE, via the coding sequence ATGTTACGATTCCTTCTTGCCATCCTCGTTGCCTCCGTCGCATCAGCCCAGATTCCTACTGCTCCGGTTCTGGATTTACACTCTCCGGTTAAGCGGCTGATTGCCTATGTAAACTGCACTGCCGTTCCAGAACCGGGAAGAATTATCTCTAATGCCGTTGTGATTGTCCGCAATTCACAAATTCTTGCCGTTGGTGAGAAACTGCAAATCCCTCAGGGTGCCGATGTGCGTGATTTGAAAGGGGCTTGGGTTTATCCAGGCTTTATTGATGCATTCGTAAACGTTAAGGCCCTGCAGGATGGGAAAGGAGCCGCTGATGCTGGTAGTGATGACGAGGGACCGGTCACGCCCCCAACTGTGGGAGCACGGCACTGGAATCAGGCAGTCAGACCGGAAGGCATGATCCTTGATCGGCTGCAACTCTCCAACGATAATATTAAAGGTTTTTATAATGCCGGTTTTACAACTGCAAGCGTTAGTTCTCACGATGGTATTTTTTCCGGATATGCATCGGTCATCAGTTTACACCCGGGCCCAGTAACTCCATATATCATTGAACCCCGAGCGGCACAGACTCTTGGATTTGAAAAAGGAACGTCGAAGACGCCATACCCTACGTCGCTCATGGGTTCAATCGCCCTTCTCAGGCAAACCTTTTTCGATGCAGTCTGGTACGCAGAGAGCATGAAGAAAAAGGGAACACCCACAGCCGACATACCTGAAATCAACGTATCACTCGAAGCTTTAGCCTCAGCAGTACACCAGGATATGCCGTTTGTTGCCGCAGCCCAGACTGAGCACGATGTGGCCCGGTGGCTTGCGATTGCAGAGGAGGCGGGTATTCAGATCATCGTCAGAGGTAGCGGGAAGGAGTACCGCAGGTTGGCAGACATAGCCGCACTGAAGCCTGCTCTGATCCTGCCACTCAACCTGCCGGCTGTCCCCGATGTACGCGATCCCATTGCTGCTCGTGATGTCCCGCTGACAGATCTGATACACTGGTACTGGGCTCCCGATAATCCCAGACTGCTGGATAGTGCGGGCTGCACCTTCGCCTTTACGTCGAACGGCTGCAAGGATCCGTCCGAGGCTCTTGCCAACCTACAGTCAATGGTCAAACTCGGTCTTGATTCAGTCACAGCACTCGCCGCGCTGACAACCGTCCCTGCCCGGATGCTGCGTGCGGACAACACCATTGGTACAATTGCTCCGGGAAAACTTGCCAATCTTACTATCTTCAGCAAACCGTGCTTTACAACAGGGACCCAGGTGCACGGTGTTGTGGTTAACGGTGAATACATTACTGTAAATCCCGTTCCGGCAGTAAATACACGGGGGACGTGGACGCTGTCAACTGCTGCCCTTCTAAAACCGCTTACCATCACCATTGGTGGCAGCTCTGCTAAACCGTCAGTTACCGTGGTTGGGGATTCGGGTACAACAATACCGTCTGCCGAGATCCTGAATAACAGGCTTACGTTTACCATTCAAACCTCAACGCTGGGTCTGCCAGGTACGGCACGGGTGACCGCAACGCTTGATAGCATTATGATGCGCGGTACGTTTTACAGCCCTAACGGTACCTGGGCCGAATGTATGCTGCAGCGCAGAGGTCCCGATACCACCAAACAGGTTCAGGCTGAGACCTCGCGTAAACGCCTTCCCCTGCCTCCTACCATTCCCCTTGGGCCCTTCGGCTATGACCAACAACCAAAACAACTGAACATTGTACTAAAAAATGCAACTGTGTGGACGTGTGACAGTGTAGGCATTTTGTACAATACCGATGTTGCAATATCAGGCGGCAAGATTGTCGGAATTGGCAAGGGGCTTTCCGGTGCATCTACTATTGACTGCTCTGGTAAACACATCACACCGGGGATAATCGACGAGCATTCACATATCGCGATTTCACGCGGTGTGAACGAAGGTGCACATGCCGTTACCTCTGAAGTCAGAATTGGCGACGTTCTTAATCCCGACGATATTAACATCTACCGTCAGCTTGCTGGCGGCGTTACATTCAGCCACGCTCTGCACGGATCGGCAAACCCTATCGGCGGACAAACCCAACCCATTCGGATGCGCTGGGGAGCTAACGCAGAGGGGTTAAAGCAGGATAACGCTACGCCGACAATCAAGTTCGCTCTTGGCGAAAATGTTAAACAAAGCAACTGGGGCGACGATTATGTAATTCGGTACCCGCAGTCCCGGATGGGTGTTGAAGAAATAATGCGTGATGCATTTGCTGCCGCCCGAGAGTACGAACAACGGTGCACAAAAGCCTCGGTCGGCGGGTTGCCCGTGCGCCGTGATCTGCAGCTTGATGCTCTTGTCGAGGTACTCAACGGCAAACGTAATGTGCATTGTCACAGCTATAAGCAGAGTGAAATTTTAATGCTGATTCGTTTAGCTGAAGAATTTGGCTTTACAGTCTCCACCTTCACCCATATTCTTGAAGGTTATAAAGTTGCGTCGGAACTCAAACAGCACGGAGCTCACGTGAATACGTTTTCTGACTGGTGGGCATATAAATTTGAAGTGTATGATGCAATTCCTCAGAACGCCGCCATTATGCACGAGCAAGGCCTGCTTGTTGGAATCAATAGTGATGACGCTGAAATGGGCCGGCGGTTAAATCAGGAAGCCGGTAAAAGCGTGAGCTACGGAGGTGTTGCCGAAGCCGATGCATTAAAATTTGTTACTGTCAACCCTGCCGTACAAATGAATGTGAACTCCTTTGTTGGCACACTGAAAAACGGAATGGATGCCGATGTCGTTGTCTGGTCAGCCAATCCACTCTCGAATATGGCAAAAGTCGAACACACCTTTGTAGAGGGTCGTGAGCTTTTTTCAATCGATGCCGATGCCATCCTCAGAGCCAGAGATGCTGCACTCCGTTCAACCTTGGAGCAGGAAGCCCTAACAGCCATCGCTCGCGGGGGGACGCCTGCTGCCACACACAGCCAGGAGGATGAGGAATACCATTGTGACACCATCACCGACGAGATGCGTGGCGGTGAATAG
- a CDS encoding glycosyltransferase family 39 protein, with product MSTWVRALSCDTFFWLLLASAVILLLPTLAMPLGADQATFYRGGRTLLEGGSLYHDFIDVKPPLVYLFYGIGGSLFGGTPTAIRLFDVLWQVLTVATLLLFLRHIGTSRLTQAGTVIFYTIAYTSLGHTGTAQAESVFSFFAVCTLYAVTLRPGAARDTLIGICCAIAFLLKYPLAIIGPAAILVFILRGVALGSAFITVARVAGVAIVTLAVAVWPFAIDDDTRNGFIQIVDYLRVYAGSSGSFVSQATVGLKLTSKFFGDALSLLGCYVAITGVLRSRTPLVRSVVVFGIMLVATVMLEGKYQMYHFSRLLLPFAIVFGAGLPVVLADVRQYLGITGAMARLTIVSAILAGLILSPLPRWFNIARLAGATVSNPLAFDAYLTRGEGDDRHYLEFRQLEQYLNTNLTETSRVLVVSELATPIIPFLPTKHVGPFADAHFYLGVGAGQSWINRAGEIISGADMVVVDTNDVAEGVTLHTLTSWQAIHQHPALLSPLTSSFTCTDTIASFFIFQRVK from the coding sequence ATGAGCACTTGGGTTCGAGCCCTATCGTGTGATACGTTCTTCTGGCTGTTGCTGGCTTCGGCCGTGATTCTGCTCCTGCCTACCCTGGCGATGCCATTAGGAGCAGACCAGGCAACGTTTTACCGTGGCGGCAGGACTCTTCTTGAGGGTGGCTCGTTGTACCACGACTTTATCGATGTAAAGCCCCCACTCGTTTATCTGTTCTATGGAATCGGAGGATCACTGTTTGGTGGCACACCCACCGCCATCCGCCTATTCGATGTGTTGTGGCAGGTGCTAACCGTAGCCACCTTATTGCTCTTCCTACGTCACATTGGTACATCGCGTTTAACACAGGCAGGCACCGTAATTTTTTATACGATTGCCTACACGTCGTTGGGTCATACTGGCACTGCTCAGGCTGAGTCCGTTTTTAGCTTTTTTGCAGTCTGCACCTTGTATGCAGTTACCCTTCGACCCGGAGCTGCGCGCGACACCCTTATTGGTATATGCTGTGCCATTGCCTTCCTGCTGAAGTATCCATTAGCCATCATTGGTCCCGCTGCAATCCTTGTTTTTATTTTACGAGGGGTTGCACTCGGTTCTGCCTTCATAACCGTTGCACGTGTAGCCGGTGTGGCCATTGTCACGCTGGCTGTTGCGGTATGGCCATTTGCCATTGACGATGATACGCGGAACGGCTTTATTCAGATTGTGGACTATCTCAGGGTGTACGCAGGCAGCAGCGGATCATTTGTTAGTCAGGCAACTGTTGGGCTCAAGCTAACGTCAAAATTCTTTGGCGATGCATTATCGTTGCTTGGCTGCTATGTTGCCATCACCGGTGTACTTCGTAGTCGCACTCCACTGGTTCGGAGCGTTGTTGTTTTTGGCATCATGCTAGTGGCAACTGTGATGTTGGAAGGCAAATACCAGATGTATCATTTTTCCAGACTGCTGTTACCGTTTGCCATTGTATTTGGTGCCGGTTTACCTGTCGTGCTGGCCGATGTCCGACAATACCTTGGTATCACCGGTGCAATGGCAAGGCTAACGATTGTTTCCGCAATTCTTGCAGGACTCATCCTCTCGCCATTACCCCGCTGGTTCAATATCGCGCGGCTGGCAGGTGCCACTGTATCCAACCCATTGGCGTTTGATGCATACCTCACCCGTGGCGAAGGTGATGACAGACACTACCTGGAGTTCCGGCAACTTGAACAATACCTGAACACAAACCTTACTGAAACCAGCAGAGTTTTGGTTGTATCGGAACTGGCCACACCGATAATTCCGTTCCTGCCTACAAAGCACGTTGGTCCGTTTGCCGATGCACACTTCTATCTTGGCGTTGGTGCGGGACAGAGCTGGATTAACCGGGCCGGAGAGATTATCAGCGGTGCGGATATGGTAGTTGTTGACACGAACGATGTTGCCGAAGGCGTAACACTCCACACATTAACATCATGGCAGGCAATACATCAGCACCCCGCACTGCTTAGCCCCCTAACATCCTCATTTACCTGTACCGACACCATAGCATCCTTTTTTATCTTTCAAAGAGTGAAATGA
- a CDS encoding CBS domain-containing protein: MASLLLILGIILSALCEYLAASLRNLRQSVISVMADEGSAVAQRICAAYDDIDETTLSVSLVDIVAVTTAAIALTTMADGSMLLILLQMLGLIIILTIAKVVASTAGVRYAEHTLSFTGYLLATVRIVSLPVRFFYRILMRLTKHQSDEEEAREELEALVETAREEGALDPGEYRIMSNIMQLSSIAVQDVMTPRTVVFGLPETTTVEDALKKPELQMYSRFPVYEGNNPDSVIGYVFAKDVLRAALAGRKTAELGKLKRQVHFMPENITLERALEQFLQQKQHMFMVVDEHGGVEGMVTMEDVLETMLGAEIVDEADHVVDLRQLAKQRRDARIAQRESLKQPVGAGQ; the protein is encoded by the coding sequence ATGGCCTCGCTTCTCCTTATTCTGGGTATCATACTCAGTGCTCTGTGCGAGTACCTTGCAGCGTCACTCAGAAACCTGCGGCAAAGCGTAATCAGCGTCATGGCCGATGAAGGCTCGGCTGTTGCTCAGAGAATTTGTGCCGCGTACGATGACATTGATGAAACCACGTTATCGGTAAGCCTTGTTGATATTGTAGCTGTTACTACTGCGGCTATCGCATTAACAACGATGGCAGACGGCAGCATGCTGCTGATTCTGCTGCAAATGCTTGGCTTGATAATTATTCTTACCATCGCAAAAGTTGTAGCCTCCACGGCGGGTGTACGTTATGCAGAACATACACTGAGCTTCACCGGCTATCTCCTGGCAACCGTTCGGATTGTTTCGCTTCCCGTTCGCTTCTTTTACCGAATCCTGATGCGCCTTACCAAGCATCAGTCCGACGAAGAGGAAGCACGCGAAGAGCTGGAAGCTCTGGTTGAAACGGCACGTGAGGAAGGGGCTCTGGATCCGGGTGAATACCGCATTATGTCGAACATCATGCAACTCAGCAGCATTGCGGTTCAGGATGTGATGACTCCTCGTACCGTAGTTTTTGGGTTGCCCGAAACAACCACCGTCGAAGATGCCTTAAAGAAGCCGGAACTGCAGATGTATTCGCGCTTTCCTGTGTACGAAGGCAACAACCCCGACAGCGTTATTGGCTATGTGTTCGCAAAAGACGTCCTCCGGGCTGCTCTGGCCGGACGCAAGACCGCCGAACTGGGCAAGCTTAAACGCCAGGTGCACTTCATGCCTGAAAATATAACCCTGGAACGTGCTCTGGAACAATTCCTCCAGCAAAAACAACACATGTTTATGGTTGTGGACGAGCATGGTGGAGTGGAAGGTATGGTAACAATGGAAGACGTGCTTGAAACCATGCTGGGGGCTGAAATTGTTGACGAAGCTGACCACGTTGTTGACCTGCGCCAGCTTGCAAAACAACGGCGCGACGCACGTATAGCCCAGCGCGAATCACTAAAGCAGCCAGTGGGAGCTGGACAATAA
- a CDS encoding bifunctional phosphoglucose/phosphomannose isomerase, producing MSKNMAKTSASNLDSSKMADVLYGFPDQIRQAISIGESGPIWRQTAVSNRYALFGLGGSAIGGDLLRSYLAATDGSTHLDFSVHRSYETPHWLDSDTNVICSSYSGETEETLSAFDQARKRTMRIVCITTGGTLGQRAVTFGTPVINIPPGFQPRCALAYSFFPLLTILGRYGAIESRSMRTLTRSINETVRNLEALRDEYASKNAKNPAYSLAKKLVDSVPVFYSANDRLDAVNLRWRGQIQENAKQTAFGNVLPEMNHNEINGWQFPPNLVKNFQIVLLRDPDDHTRVKARFDVMRDILKSSVGGITELQGVGKSLLSRMFTLTYLADWTSYHLALLNGTDPTPVPVIQKLKGALAKVR from the coding sequence ATGAGTAAAAACATGGCTAAAACCTCAGCCTCAAACCTTGATTCCTCGAAGATGGCGGACGTGCTGTACGGCTTTCCCGACCAAATAAGGCAAGCAATCAGTATCGGTGAATCGGGCCCCATTTGGCGGCAAACTGCGGTATCAAACCGCTACGCCCTATTTGGTCTTGGCGGATCGGCAATTGGCGGCGACCTTCTACGCAGCTACCTTGCCGCTACCGATGGAAGTACGCACCTTGACTTTTCCGTTCACCGCAGTTACGAAACACCACACTGGCTTGACAGTGATACCAATGTTATCTGCAGTTCGTATTCCGGTGAAACCGAGGAAACGCTCTCCGCTTTCGATCAGGCCAGGAAACGCACAATGCGTATCGTTTGCATCACAACGGGCGGAACCCTTGGTCAGCGTGCCGTAACGTTTGGAACACCCGTCATCAATATCCCGCCCGGTTTCCAGCCCAGATGTGCCCTGGCCTACAGCTTCTTTCCCTTGCTTACCATCCTGGGCAGGTACGGTGCCATCGAGTCACGGTCAATGCGCACCCTTACCCGCTCGATAAACGAAACCGTTCGGAACCTTGAAGCGCTCCGTGACGAATACGCGTCGAAAAATGCCAAAAATCCGGCCTACAGCCTGGCCAAAAAGCTGGTTGACAGTGTGCCTGTTTTCTACTCAGCCAATGATCGCCTTGATGCCGTTAACCTGCGCTGGCGCGGACAAATCCAGGAAAATGCAAAGCAAACCGCCTTTGGAAACGTGCTGCCCGAAATGAACCATAACGAGATCAACGGTTGGCAGTTCCCGCCTAACCTCGTGAAGAACTTCCAGATCGTCCTGCTCCGCGATCCGGATGACCACACCCGCGTGAAAGCTCGCTTCGATGTTATGAGGGATATCCTGAAATCATCGGTGGGTGGAATTACCGAACTTCAGGGCGTTGGTAAGTCTCTTCTGTCACGAATGTTTACGCTAACCTACCTTGCCGACTGGACCAGCTATCACCTGGCACTCCTCAACGGAACTGACCCAACACCGGTTCCAGTTATTCAAAAATTGAAGGGGGCTTTGGCCAAGGTTCGGTAG
- the bshC gene encoding bacillithiol biosynthesis BshC, translating into MTSYPLSVIKPAPQIADYLATVGSSQTRWTIADGRFPCVVTGQQVGLFGGPLYTLLKICSAASLSAEISAATGKPSRTVFWLEDVDHDAAEAGSAFVPSESLLLQKRTISASADRLPVYNRTISEQNVAEITQAIAGFDGRNADAVRENLLRVYTVGRSWADCFLDILQPYLDAWNIEVVRASSVLRSGIHLPLVLRDLEQSDLADAIRERSTEIAAQGYSLQAQAPETLFFVHLNGQRTRLHRTGSGFSTPEGRRFTPTELKSIAEAQPECFSPNVMGRPLVQDLYLNTTATVLGMAEWRYQQQLAYAYPLVNLTQPELVLRHHTCLLDAKAERSLGKTTIDVPAFFVPWEELERSEVTALAENLVPDLPAATVEKLIAPYLNAAGRIDVTLEKTVGAAQAAITTALENLSARLRAGLKKKNAESVDRLHQLWWRIYPGGHLNERIFPLALWQARIGNNEMRSFAEHICQHSRHQFHIVAVSDLPGLQP; encoded by the coding sequence ATGACTTCATATCCGCTCTCTGTTATCAAACCTGCACCCCAGATTGCCGACTACCTTGCTACCGTTGGTAGTTCACAAACACGGTGGACCATTGCTGACGGACGTTTCCCCTGCGTTGTCACCGGCCAGCAGGTTGGTTTGTTTGGCGGCCCACTATACACTCTTCTAAAAATCTGTTCTGCAGCCTCGTTGTCGGCCGAAATCAGCGCCGCTACCGGCAAACCCTCGCGAACCGTTTTCTGGCTTGAAGATGTTGATCATGACGCCGCTGAAGCTGGTAGTGCCTTTGTTCCATCGGAGTCGTTATTATTACAAAAACGTACAATCAGCGCTTCGGCTGACCGGCTGCCGGTGTATAACAGAACCATCTCGGAACAGAACGTTGCCGAAATCACCCAGGCGATTGCAGGGTTCGACGGACGTAACGCAGATGCTGTACGGGAAAACCTGCTGCGGGTGTACACCGTAGGCAGATCATGGGCAGACTGTTTTTTGGACATACTGCAACCGTATCTGGATGCCTGGAACATAGAAGTCGTCCGCGCTTCCAGCGTGTTGCGCAGCGGCATCCACCTGCCTCTTGTGTTGCGTGACCTGGAGCAGTCTGACCTTGCCGATGCAATCAGAGAGCGATCCACAGAGATCGCTGCCCAGGGATACAGCTTGCAGGCACAGGCGCCTGAAACCCTGTTCTTTGTGCACCTGAATGGCCAGCGGACCAGGCTGCACCGAACCGGCTCCGGTTTTAGTACACCCGAAGGACGGCGGTTCACGCCCACAGAGCTGAAAAGTATTGCCGAAGCACAACCAGAATGCTTCTCGCCAAACGTGATGGGACGTCCGCTGGTTCAGGACCTATACCTGAACACCACTGCAACAGTCTTAGGCATGGCTGAATGGCGATATCAACAGCAGCTGGCCTATGCCTACCCCCTCGTTAACCTTACTCAGCCGGAACTGGTGCTGCGTCATCATACCTGTTTGCTCGACGCAAAAGCAGAGCGCTCCCTGGGGAAAACCACCATCGACGTACCCGCCTTTTTTGTACCCTGGGAAGAACTTGAGCGTTCAGAAGTTACCGCACTTGCCGAGAACCTCGTACCCGACCTTCCGGCAGCCACGGTAGAGAAGCTCATCGCCCCCTATCTGAACGCCGCCGGAAGGATTGATGTTACACTGGAGAAAACGGTTGGTGCTGCACAGGCAGCGATAACCACGGCTCTTGAAAATCTGTCGGCACGACTTCGGGCCGGACTTAAAAAGAAGAATGCCGAATCGGTGGACAGGCTGCACCAGCTATGGTGGAGGATCTATCCGGGCGGACATTTAAACGAACGCATTTTTCCTCTCGCTCTCTGGCAGGCTAGAATTGGCAACAACGAAATGCGTAGTTTTGCTGAACATATTTGTCAACATTCCCGTCACCAGTTTCATATTGTCGCAGTTTCGGATCTGCCCGGCCTTCAACCATGA
- a CDS encoding ABC-F family ATP-binding cassette domain-containing protein, producing the protein MLFSCSSISKTYFEKTLFTNLSFGMEDGEHIGIIGRNGAGKSSLLRIIAGLEEPDSGSIARRRDTKFEYLNQNPVFADGHTVLQAVLHHSTTGDTTVVKQTDAYWQRETTARILLGKLGMNNTEADVHTLSGGQRKRVALARAMLSDADLLLLDEPTNHLDADTTQWLQDELVALRKGILVVTHDRYFLDAACTRIAELDQQRILLYDGGYEKYLERKESLLQIQEATSAHARNTLRRELAWLAKGARAQRKKQKSRIDWIKQLEPEPPSSSFRDIEIELGHRFLGGKIIDAENVGVKGLFHSFRWRAQPGNRIGIIGRNGAGKSTLLRILSGKQMPDEGWINIGETVNLGYFAQEVEPLPSTATVLSSVREIAEYIDVGVGRERYISARELCNRFGFSAKQQNAYVQTLSGGERRRLALLRVLMSNPNVLFLDEPTNDFDIVTLNALEDYLQYFKGVLLIVSHDRAFLDKTVTTIWSFEANQRIREFPGNYSDYLEKTEIRNGNKSEPRAAQEQDRKPRATGTSTDSSYPAGKRKRTPWDEKKMLELEEKITILETEKAELEQQLASPLTHYTLAEHLAGQLAALSGQIERLTEQWLALSDSE; encoded by the coding sequence GTGCTGTTTAGCTGTAGTTCCATATCAAAAACATATTTCGAAAAAACCCTCTTCACCAACCTTTCGTTTGGAATGGAAGACGGTGAGCATATCGGCATTATCGGTCGGAACGGCGCTGGCAAAAGCTCACTGCTACGCATTATTGCCGGACTTGAAGAGCCCGATTCCGGCAGTATTGCACGACGGCGTGATACTAAATTTGAATACTTAAATCAAAACCCTGTTTTTGCTGACGGCCATACTGTACTGCAGGCAGTTCTGCACCATTCCACAACCGGCGATACTACTGTGGTAAAGCAGACCGACGCGTACTGGCAGCGTGAAACAACAGCACGCATTTTATTGGGTAAGCTCGGCATGAATAACACCGAAGCAGATGTGCACACGCTGTCGGGCGGACAGCGTAAGCGCGTAGCTCTTGCACGTGCCATGCTCTCCGATGCAGACCTTCTGCTGTTAGATGAACCAACAAACCATCTTGACGCTGACACCACGCAATGGCTGCAGGACGAGCTGGTTGCCTTGCGCAAGGGTATTCTGGTTGTAACGCACGACCGCTACTTTCTTGATGCCGCCTGCACACGAATTGCCGAACTTGATCAGCAGCGGATTCTGCTGTACGACGGCGGGTACGAAAAGTATCTTGAACGCAAGGAAAGCCTGCTGCAAATTCAGGAGGCTACGTCGGCCCATGCGCGCAACACCCTCCGCCGAGAACTGGCATGGCTGGCCAAGGGAGCACGCGCACAACGCAAAAAACAAAAAAGCAGAATCGACTGGATAAAGCAGCTTGAACCAGAGCCCCCTTCATCATCATTCCGCGATATCGAAATCGAACTGGGGCATCGGTTTCTTGGCGGTAAGATTATTGATGCCGAAAATGTTGGTGTTAAGGGGCTCTTCCACTCGTTCCGGTGGCGCGCACAGCCCGGAAACCGAATCGGTATCATCGGCAGAAACGGTGCAGGCAAGAGTACGCTGTTACGCATACTGAGCGGCAAACAGATGCCAGATGAAGGATGGATTAATATTGGCGAAACTGTTAATCTTGGTTACTTTGCACAGGAAGTGGAACCACTACCGTCAACAGCAACAGTCCTAAGCTCCGTTCGGGAAATTGCGGAATACATCGACGTAGGCGTTGGCCGTGAACGCTATATCAGTGCACGGGAACTCTGCAACAGGTTTGGCTTTTCTGCCAAACAGCAAAACGCATACGTGCAAACATTATCGGGTGGTGAACGCCGGCGTCTGGCACTGCTTCGGGTGCTGATGAGCAACCCCAATGTATTGTTCCTGGACGAACCAACAAATGATTTTGACATCGTTACCCTGAATGCCCTTGAAGACTATTTGCAGTACTTTAAAGGCGTACTGCTTATTGTAAGCCACGATCGCGCGTTTCTGGATAAAACAGTCACTACGATCTGGAGCTTCGAAGCAAACCAGCGCATCAGAGAATTTCCCGGCAATTACTCCGACTATCTTGAGAAAACTGAAATCAGGAATGGCAACAAGTCCGAGCCCAGAGCTGCACAGGAACAGGATAGGAAACCACGCGCTACCGGTACCAGCACTGACTCATCCTACCCTGCCGGGAAACGGAAAAGAACACCCTGGGATGAGAAAAAAATGCTCGAACTCGAAGAAAAAATCACCATCCTGGAAACCGAGAAAGCCGAACTCGAGCAGCAACTGGCAAGCCCCCTTACACATTACACCCTGGCCGAACACCTTGCCGGTCAGCTCGCTGCTCTCAGCGGGCAAATCGAACGTCTGACCGAGCAGTGGCTTGCCCTGAGTGATAGTGAATAG